The following coding sequences are from one Caldilineales bacterium window:
- a CDS encoding tetratricopeptide repeat protein produces MDTTDSFGYWVRRRRKALDLTQEELAQRVGCAVVSLRKIEADERHPSQQLAERLAAGLALPAADRPVFLAAAVAHRAAAHLPPPAAAYRPRSAANLPAPITSLVGRPAEIAAVVDCLGRRRVRLLTLTGPVGVGKTRLALEVGRQLAASFADGVCLAALATVHDPALAPAAAAAALGVRESRGCNPEEALAAFLAPRQILLIFDNFEHLLPAAPLLSRLLAAAPALQILVTSRARLHLYGEHEFVVPPLPLPEAGDAALAESPAVQLFCQRAQAAHAGFHLTPTLAPVVADLCRRLDGLPLAIELAAARVRTLSPAELQQRLEQRLPLLIQDAADLPSHRQGLKDAIAWSYDLLAPAEQTLLNRLAVFSGGFSLPAAEAVCATSAARPDIAAGLGSLLDQSLAARAEGAAMGPAAAAGRCGNCPLRQLQEVSVAEPRFALLETIREFALERLQASGDLAEMQRRHAHYYAAWAAETAEQLHGPEQVFCLARLEQETGNLREALAWLLAAGETAAAAGMACALGPFWQRHGHYSEGRRWLEQALAQLPPDLTPPTLRAHTLQTIATLAYRQGDYATAQTWLAESLGLFTQEHDRLGMARVYFDLGWIALDRADWAEAARLNEESLSLARKNNDLPGVYRALTNLGWARLCNNEQNDAETLFGQAHQTARSIGHRKGVAASLTNLAWIAVCEGNRSRAAAQARESVRLCHLLGERESLAEDLEILAAVAAADGDAPCAARLLGAADRLWEALQVVRPPIDFLAAMRAGAAAAARRRLTEADFAAAWSQGRAMNPDDMAAFALGCVNASMRTG; encoded by the coding sequence ATGGACACGACCGATTCCTTTGGTTATTGGGTGCGACGACGACGCAAGGCCCTGGATCTGACCCAGGAAGAACTGGCGCAGCGGGTGGGCTGCGCCGTCGTCAGTTTGCGAAAAATCGAAGCCGACGAACGGCATCCCTCGCAGCAGCTGGCCGAGCGGCTGGCCGCTGGCCTGGCCCTGCCCGCAGCCGACCGGCCCGTTTTCCTGGCTGCGGCCGTCGCCCACCGCGCCGCCGCCCACCTGCCGCCCCCTGCCGCCGCTTATCGGCCCCGCTCCGCCGCCAACCTGCCCGCGCCCATCACATCCTTGGTTGGCCGGCCGGCCGAGATCGCGGCCGTGGTCGATTGCCTGGGCCGGCGCCGGGTGCGGCTCCTGACCTTGACCGGGCCGGTGGGCGTGGGTAAGACCCGTCTGGCCCTGGAAGTGGGCCGGCAACTGGCCGCCAGCTTTGCCGATGGCGTCTGCCTGGCCGCGTTGGCCACGGTGCATGACCCCGCCCTGGCGCCTGCCGCCGCTGCCGCCGCCCTGGGCGTGCGCGAGTCGCGCGGGTGCAACCCAGAAGAGGCCCTGGCCGCTTTCCTGGCCCCGCGGCAGATACTGCTCATCTTCGACAACTTCGAACATCTCTTGCCGGCCGCGCCCCTGCTCAGCCGGCTGTTGGCGGCGGCGCCAGCCTTGCAGATTTTGGTCACCAGCCGCGCCCGGCTACACCTCTACGGCGAGCACGAATTCGTCGTCCCGCCCCTGCCCCTGCCCGAGGCCGGGGATGCCGCCCTCGCCGAGTCCCCGGCCGTACAGCTCTTCTGCCAGCGCGCCCAGGCCGCCCACGCCGGCTTTCACCTCACACCCACCCTGGCGCCGGTCGTCGCCGACCTCTGCCGCCGGCTGGATGGGCTGCCCCTGGCCATCGAACTGGCCGCCGCCCGCGTGCGCACGCTCTCGCCGGCGGAACTGCAACAGCGCCTGGAACAACGCCTGCCCCTGCTCATCCAAGACGCCGCCGACCTGCCCTCGCATCGCCAGGGGTTGAAAGACGCCATCGCCTGGAGCTACGACCTCCTGGCCCCCGCCGAACAGACGCTTCTGAACCGGCTGGCCGTCTTCAGCGGCGGCTTCAGCCTGCCCGCGGCCGAGGCGGTGTGCGCCACCTCCGCCGCCCGGCCCGATATCGCCGCCGGACTTGGCAGCTTGCTCGACCAAAGTCTGGCAGCGCGGGCCGAGGGCGCGGCGATGGGGCCGGCGGCAGCAGCCGGGCGCTGCGGCAACTGCCCCTTGCGCCAGCTGCAAGAAGTCTCGGTGGCCGAACCCCGCTTCGCCCTGCTGGAAACGATCCGCGAATTCGCCCTCGAACGCCTGCAAGCCAGCGGCGACCTGGCCGAGATGCAGCGCCGCCATGCCCATTACTACGCCGCCTGGGCCGCGGAGACGGCCGAACAACTGCACGGCCCGGAACAGGTCTTTTGCCTGGCCCGGCTGGAGCAGGAGACGGGCAACTTGCGGGAGGCGCTCGCCTGGCTGCTTGCCGCGGGCGAAACGGCTGCCGCCGCCGGCATGGCCTGCGCCCTCGGCCCCTTCTGGCAGCGCCACGGCCACTACAGCGAGGGCCGGCGCTGGCTGGAGCAGGCCCTGGCCCAGCTGCCGCCCGACTTGACGCCCCCCACCCTGCGCGCCCACACCCTGCAAACCATCGCCACCCTGGCCTACCGGCAGGGCGACTACGCCACCGCCCAGACCTGGCTGGCCGAAAGCCTGGGTCTGTTTACCCAGGAGCACGATCGGCTCGGCATGGCCCGCGTCTACTTCGACTTGGGCTGGATCGCCCTCGACCGGGCGGACTGGGCTGAGGCAGCGCGACTGAACGAGGAGAGCCTCTCTCTGGCCCGGAAAAACAACGATCTGCCTGGCGTCTACCGGGCACTGACCAACCTGGGCTGGGCGCGACTCTGCAACAACGAACAGAACGATGCCGAAACGCTGTTCGGCCAGGCCCACCAGACAGCCCGCAGCATCGGCCACCGCAAAGGTGTGGCTGCCTCACTCACCAACCTGGCCTGGATCGCCGTCTGCGAAGGCAATCGGAGTCGCGCCGCTGCCCAGGCGCGTGAAAGCGTGCGGTTGTGCCACCTGCTGGGCGAGCGGGAATCGTTGGCCGAAGACCTGGAGATCCTGGCCGCGGTCGCGGCTGCCGACGGCGACGC